The following coding sequences are from one candidate division KSB1 bacterium window:
- a CDS encoding alanine racemase, with protein MSKELRRPTLLLNVQRARQNIERMATKAQRSGVRFRPHFKTHQSTRIGRWFRDYGVQAITVSSVDMAWYFARDGWRDITIAFPVNLCQLDEINSLARKVRLGLVVESTKSVWALREQMKATADAWIKVDVGYGRTGLAWDDATRLTTLAEEIERSPNLRLRGLLTHAGHAYRARSHEEIVAIYQESVARLNGARQRLQAVGFTDLELSTGDTPCCSVVDHFGAVDEVRPGNFVFYDAMQLCLGTCSERDLAVAVACPVVARHEERDELVIWGGAVHFSKDAVSDGKRTLYGLVALPADRGWGPLVPEAYVAALSQEHGIVKAEGHFVRKVQPGDLLIIVPAHACLAVAQMRQYLTTEGKVLKTCGI; from the coding sequence GTGAGCAAGGAGTTGCGCCGGCCCACTTTGCTCCTCAATGTGCAGCGGGCACGGCAGAACATCGAACGCATGGCAACAAAAGCGCAGCGGAGCGGCGTGCGCTTCCGCCCGCACTTCAAGACGCACCAGTCGACGCGCATCGGGCGCTGGTTTCGGGACTATGGCGTGCAGGCCATCACCGTCTCGTCCGTGGACATGGCCTGGTATTTCGCCCGTGACGGCTGGCGTGACATAACGATTGCCTTCCCGGTCAACCTGTGCCAACTCGACGAGATCAACAGCCTCGCTCGCAAGGTTCGGCTCGGGCTGGTGGTGGAATCCACCAAGAGTGTGTGGGCGTTGCGCGAGCAAATGAAGGCCACCGCCGATGCCTGGATCAAGGTGGATGTCGGCTATGGACGGACTGGCCTGGCCTGGGACGATGCGACGCGCCTGACCACCCTGGCCGAAGAGATCGAGCGCTCGCCGAACCTCCGCCTGCGCGGTCTCCTCACCCATGCCGGGCATGCCTATCGGGCGCGCTCCCACGAAGAGATCGTCGCCATTTACCAGGAGAGCGTGGCACGCCTAAACGGCGCGCGCCAGCGTCTGCAGGCAGTGGGGTTCACCGATCTTGAGCTCTCCACAGGAGACACGCCCTGCTGCAGCGTGGTCGACCATTTCGGCGCGGTGGACGAGGTGCGTCCCGGAAACTTTGTCTTCTACGATGCCATGCAGCTGTGCCTGGGCACCTGCAGCGAGCGTGACCTGGCGGTGGCGGTGGCATGTCCGGTAGTGGCGCGGCACGAAGAGCGCGACGAGCTGGTGATTTGGGGAGGGGCGGTCCATTTCTCCAAAGATGCAGTGAGCGACGGCAAACGCACCCTGTATGGCCTGGTTGCCCTGCCTGCGGACCGCGGCTGGGGACCGCTGGTGCCGGAGGCCTATGTGGCGGCACTCTCTCAGGAACACGGCATCGTCAAGGCGGAGGGCCACTTTGTGCGCAAGGTGCAGCCCGGCGACCTGCTCATCATCGTGCCAGCCCACGCCTGCCTGGCCGTGGCGCAGATGCGGCAGTACCTGACCACCGAGGGGAAGGTGTTAAAAACGTGTGGCATTTGA
- a CDS encoding ATP-binding cassette domain-containing protein, with protein METIRVNELTKRFKTVTAVDGVSFAVDQGELFGLLGPNGAGKTTLMRMLTTLLQPTSGTAFVAGYEVTKARNRVRACIGIVFQEPALDRQLTGRENLDFHARMYGLNKSERRARIAEVLELVELTERADDLVEHYSGGMQRRLEIARGLINCPKVLFLDEPTLGLDTQTRRKIWDYIRTMNRERGTTIVLTTHYMEEADALCDRVGIMDLGKIVALDTPKRLKDLIGADVVTLEVESGDCQPLRELPWVQSAVAHDDHLTLTLNNGERSIPLLLEVAHRHGIKIKSVELHKPSLEDVFLRFTGATIRDRHAAANHGPRRPRRP; from the coding sequence ATGGAGACGATCAGAGTTAACGAGCTCACCAAGAGGTTCAAGACAGTCACGGCGGTAGACGGGGTGAGCTTTGCCGTCGATCAGGGAGAGCTCTTTGGCCTCTTGGGCCCCAACGGTGCCGGCAAGACGACGCTCATGCGCATGCTCACCACGCTGTTGCAGCCCACCTCCGGCACGGCCTTTGTTGCCGGCTACGAGGTGACCAAGGCGCGCAACCGGGTGCGGGCATGCATCGGCATTGTGTTTCAGGAACCGGCCTTAGACCGCCAACTCACCGGCCGGGAGAATCTCGACTTTCATGCCCGCATGTACGGATTGAACAAGTCCGAACGCCGGGCGCGGATCGCGGAGGTGCTGGAACTGGTCGAGCTCACCGAGCGAGCAGACGATTTGGTGGAGCACTACTCCGGAGGCATGCAGCGCCGACTGGAGATAGCGCGTGGGCTAATCAACTGTCCGAAGGTGCTCTTTCTGGACGAGCCTACGCTGGGCTTGGACACCCAGACACGCCGCAAGATTTGGGATTACATCCGCACCATGAATCGGGAGCGAGGCACCACCATCGTGCTCACTACCCACTACATGGAAGAGGCAGATGCTTTGTGCGATCGCGTGGGCATCATGGACCTGGGCAAGATCGTGGCCTTGGACACGCCGAAACGACTCAAGGACCTCATCGGGGCGGACGTGGTGACGTTGGAGGTGGAATCCGGCGACTGCCAGCCACTTCGGGAGCTCCCCTGGGTGCAGTCGGCGGTGGCCCACGATGACCATCTCACCCTTACGCTGAACAACGGCGAGCGGAGCATACCCCTTCTCTTGGAGGTGGCGCACCGTCATGGCATCAAGATCAAGAGCGTGGAGCTGCACAAGCCAAGCCTCGAGGATGTGTTCCTGCGCTTCACCGGGGCGACCATTCGTGACCGCCACGCAGCGGCAAACCACGGGCCCAGGCGGCCGCGTCGCCCTTAG
- a CDS encoding MBL fold metallo-hydrolase, translating into MRPLLCLVILAASALAARGQRPYEQDTIATLQGPLHITFIGHAAVMFTWQDRVVHVDPVTREADYATLPKADLVLITHEHRDHLDTLAWRQIRKVSTVIAIPPAGSAMVPEGIVLRNGEVDTLAGFPVEAVPAYNVVHKRSSGEPFHPPGRGNGYVVAFGETRVYIAGDTEDIPEMQELGDITIAFLPMNLPYTMTPEMAANAARMVRPKILYPYHYGNSDVQRLVELLREEKGIEVRIRQMH; encoded by the coding sequence ATGCGACCGCTTCTCTGCCTTGTCATTCTCGCAGCCAGCGCTTTGGCGGCCAGAGGACAGCGCCCTTATGAGCAAGATACCATTGCCACGCTGCAGGGGCCGCTGCACATCACGTTCATCGGCCACGCCGCGGTGATGTTCACTTGGCAGGACAGGGTCGTCCATGTGGACCCAGTCACACGCGAGGCCGACTATGCCACGCTGCCCAAGGCTGATCTGGTGCTCATCACCCACGAACATCGTGACCATTTGGACACGCTGGCCTGGCGCCAAATACGCAAAGTCTCCACGGTAATAGCCATCCCCCCGGCGGGTAGCGCGATGGTGCCCGAAGGAATCGTCCTCCGCAACGGTGAGGTGGACACCTTGGCGGGGTTCCCTGTGGAGGCGGTGCCCGCCTACAACGTCGTGCACAAGCGGAGCAGCGGCGAGCCTTTCCACCCGCCCGGCCGGGGAAATGGCTACGTGGTCGCCTTTGGTGAGACGCGCGTGTACATCGCAGGCGATACCGAGGACATTCCCGAGATGCAGGAGCTCGGCGACATTACCATTGCCTTTCTGCCCATGAATCTCCCCTACACCATGACGCCGGAGATGGCCGCCAACGCAGCGCGCATGGTGCGGCCAAAAATCCTCTACCCCTACCATTACGGCAATTCGGACGTGCAGCGGCTGGTGGAGCTCTTGCGCGAAGAAAAGGGGATCGAGGTGCGCATCCGCCAGATGCATTGA
- a CDS encoding ABC transporter permease, with the protein MKVVSLQAVHMLWLREMKRTWRAKSRIIGSLMMPLFFLLFLGSGFRRAALPGVPSGVDYMSFLIPGVVGMTLLFSSTFGGLQVLWDKEFGFLKEIMVTPVSRFSIVLGRLAGASTLAIGQSLAILLCAVGLGFTLNTGWGLALGCLFMLLIAFTFIGMGLAFASRMNDMHGFQLVVNFVVFPIFFLSGALFPIQNLPRVLRLLSYLDPLTYGVDGLRGALVGSSAFPLGLDLGILALSCAGVLLISSLLFETSDVGH; encoded by the coding sequence ATGAAGGTAGTGAGCTTGCAGGCTGTCCACATGCTCTGGCTGCGCGAAATGAAGCGAACCTGGCGCGCCAAGAGCCGCATCATCGGCTCGTTGATGATGCCGCTCTTCTTCCTCCTCTTCTTGGGCTCGGGGTTCCGCAGGGCCGCCCTCCCTGGGGTACCCTCAGGGGTGGACTATATGAGCTTCTTGATCCCCGGAGTGGTGGGTATGACTCTGCTCTTCAGCAGCACCTTTGGCGGGCTGCAGGTGCTGTGGGACAAGGAATTCGGCTTCCTCAAGGAGATTATGGTCACGCCGGTGTCGCGGTTCTCCATTGTGCTGGGGCGCCTTGCGGGGGCATCCACCCTCGCCATTGGGCAGAGCCTGGCCATCCTCCTCTGCGCCGTGGGGTTGGGGTTCACGCTCAACACCGGGTGGGGACTGGCGCTGGGCTGCCTGTTCATGCTCCTCATCGCGTTTACCTTCATCGGCATGGGGTTGGCCTTCGCCTCGCGCATGAACGACATGCACGGCTTTCAGCTGGTGGTCAACTTTGTGGTCTTTCCCATCTTCTTCCTCTCGGGCGCGCTCTTTCCCATCCAGAACCTGCCGCGCGTGCTGCGGCTGCTCTCGTACCTCGACCCCTTGACCTATGGCGTGGATGGCCTGCGCGGGGCCCTGGTGGGCTCTTCTGCCTTCCCTCTCGGCCTGGACCTGGGCATCCTGGCGCTGAGTTGCGCTGGCGTGCTCCTCATCAGCTCGCTGCTGTTCGAGACCAGTGACGTGGGACATTGA
- a CDS encoding PhzF family phenazine biosynthesis protein has translation MSAPVLLYIVDVFAEERYSGNQLAVFRHAQHLTTEQMRLLAREMNFSESTFIVDEWRAAESFPVRIFTPATELPFAGHPTLGTAFVIQQEVLAGECVPQVNLELSVGRIPVRFEYGEEGPERLWMRQNSPVFGPVVERELVQRALGLAGSELAPLPAEVVSTGLPFIIAPLASRAALSKARLTSDQRLLKRLPLMAFLLFCPETRSPANQLSVRVFAHQYGVPEDPATGSANGCLAAYLVRHRYFGTDAIDIRVEQGHEVGRPSLLLLRSRREGETMRVEVGGKVIMVANGELLERSG, from the coding sequence ATGAGTGCACCTGTGCTGCTCTACATCGTCGATGTGTTTGCCGAGGAGCGCTACAGCGGCAACCAGCTGGCCGTCTTCCGTCACGCGCAGCATCTCACCACAGAGCAAATGCGGCTTCTGGCTCGGGAGATGAACTTTTCTGAGAGCACGTTCATCGTTGACGAGTGGAGGGCGGCAGAGTCTTTCCCGGTGCGCATCTTCACGCCCGCCACCGAGCTCCCTTTCGCCGGACACCCGACGCTTGGCACGGCCTTCGTAATCCAACAAGAGGTATTGGCCGGAGAGTGCGTCCCGCAGGTGAACTTGGAGCTATCGGTGGGCCGCATCCCGGTGCGGTTCGAATACGGCGAGGAGGGCCCCGAGCGGCTGTGGATGAGGCAGAACAGCCCGGTATTTGGCCCTGTGGTGGAAAGAGAACTCGTGCAGCGAGCCTTGGGACTTGCCGGCAGCGAGCTCGCCCCCTTGCCGGCAGAAGTTGTTTCCACCGGCTTGCCTTTCATCATCGCCCCGTTGGCAAGCCGCGCTGCGCTGAGTAAAGCGCGCCTCACTTCTGACCAGAGGCTGCTCAAACGGCTGCCGCTCATGGCATTTCTCCTCTTCTGCCCGGAAACGCGCTCCCCTGCCAACCAGCTGAGCGTGAGGGTCTTCGCTCACCAATACGGCGTGCCGGAAGACCCGGCCACCGGCAGCGCCAACGGCTGTCTGGCCGCCTATCTGGTGCGCCATCGCTACTTTGGCACGGACGCCATCGACATAAGGGTCGAACAAGGCCACGAGGTGGGCCGGCCTTCCCTGCTCCTCCTGCGCAGCAGAAGAGAAGGAGAAACGATGAGAGTCGAGGTGGGAGGAAAGGTGATCATGGTCGCCAACGGGGAACTGCTGGAGAGAAGCGGGTGA
- a CDS encoding glycyl radical protein: MATTERIARLREQSLNAVPRLSAERALLLTDFYKSGQAERVSVPVARALAFAHILTHKAICINEGELIVGERGPAPKATPTYPEICTHSLADLVVLHTRPKISFVVDEATRQAYEQVIIPFWRGRTMRERIFAEMDTAWRQAYEAGVFTEFMEQRAPGHTVLDDKIYRLGLLDFKRLIRAQIAALDFYHDPEAFAKREELRAMAIAADALIAFARRHARRARQLAAAENDPTRRQELEQIAAICSHVPAHPPRTFWEALQYYWFVHIGVITEMNTWDSFNPGRLDRHLYLFYKRDLERGVLTREQARELLQAFWIKFNNQPAPPKVGVTALESSTYTDFCLINLGGVDQDGADAVNELSYLLLDVIEEMRLLQPSSMVQISKKTPEQFLHRALQIVKTGFGQPSIFNTDAIVQELVRQGKSLVDARNGGASGCVEAGAFGKESYILTGYFNLVKILELTLNNGRDPRTGQLIGLRTGEPQSFSTFDELFAAYGRQLRYFIDVKIKGNRIIERLYAQYLPAPFLSLLIDDCIRKGKDYQDGGARYNSSYIQGVGLGSITDCLAALRYHVFDHHTCTMGELLTALASNFAGHEVLRQRLVNQTPKYGNDDNYADELAVRVFNLFFAAVDGRPNTKGGHYRINLLPTTVHVYFGSVTGATPDGRKASEPLSEGISPVQGADRRGPTAVLKSAGKIDHLRTGGTLLNQKFTPQLLADQRGVAALAALIRAYFAMDGHHVQFNVVTADTLRKAQREPEKYRDLIVRVAGYSDYFVDLSSELQNEIIRRTEHTAF, from the coding sequence GTGGCCACGACCGAACGCATTGCGAGGTTGCGCGAGCAGAGCCTCAACGCTGTGCCCCGCTTGTCCGCCGAGCGCGCCTTGTTGCTGACGGATTTCTACAAGTCGGGCCAGGCCGAGCGCGTCTCGGTGCCAGTGGCCAGGGCGTTGGCCTTTGCCCACATCCTCACGCACAAGGCTATTTGCATCAATGAGGGCGAGCTCATCGTGGGCGAGCGCGGCCCGGCACCCAAGGCCACACCCACCTACCCGGAAATCTGCACGCACAGCTTAGCCGACCTCGTGGTTCTCCACACTCGCCCCAAAATCTCGTTCGTGGTCGACGAGGCCACGCGCCAGGCCTACGAACAGGTCATCATCCCCTTCTGGCGGGGACGCACCATGCGCGAGCGCATCTTCGCCGAAATGGACACGGCTTGGCGCCAGGCCTACGAAGCGGGGGTGTTCACCGAGTTCATGGAACAGCGGGCCCCTGGCCACACCGTGCTGGACGACAAAATCTACCGGCTGGGCCTGCTGGATTTCAAGCGACTGATAAGGGCGCAGATCGCCGCCCTCGACTTTTACCACGACCCGGAAGCGTTTGCCAAGCGCGAGGAGCTTCGCGCCATGGCCATCGCCGCAGACGCATTGATAGCCTTCGCGCGTCGCCATGCGCGCCGTGCCCGCCAGTTGGCTGCAGCGGAAAATGACCCGACCCGGCGGCAAGAGCTCGAGCAGATTGCTGCCATCTGCAGCCACGTACCGGCCCACCCACCGCGCACCTTCTGGGAGGCGCTCCAGTACTACTGGTTCGTCCACATAGGCGTCATCACCGAGATGAATACCTGGGACTCCTTCAACCCCGGACGGTTAGATCGCCACCTGTATCTTTTCTACAAGCGGGACTTGGAGAGGGGAGTGCTGACGCGTGAGCAGGCGCGCGAGCTGCTGCAGGCCTTCTGGATCAAGTTCAATAACCAACCTGCTCCGCCAAAGGTCGGCGTCACGGCCTTGGAGAGCAGCACGTACACCGACTTTTGCCTCATCAACTTGGGAGGCGTCGACCAGGACGGCGCGGATGCGGTGAACGAGCTTTCCTACCTGCTTCTGGACGTGATCGAGGAGATGCGCCTTCTGCAGCCAAGCTCCATGGTGCAAATCAGCAAGAAGACGCCTGAGCAGTTTCTGCACCGTGCCCTGCAGATAGTGAAGACCGGCTTCGGGCAGCCCTCCATTTTCAACACCGACGCCATCGTCCAGGAACTGGTGCGGCAGGGCAAGTCCTTGGTGGATGCCCGCAATGGCGGCGCAAGCGGCTGCGTGGAGGCCGGCGCTTTTGGCAAAGAGAGCTACATCCTCACTGGTTACTTCAACCTGGTGAAGATTCTGGAACTCACCCTGAACAACGGGCGGGATCCGCGCACCGGCCAGCTCATCGGCCTGCGTACCGGCGAGCCGCAGAGCTTTTCCACCTTTGACGAGCTGTTTGCCGCCTATGGCAGACAACTGCGGTATTTCATCGATGTCAAGATCAAAGGCAACCGCATCATCGAGCGCCTCTATGCACAGTACCTGCCCGCCCCCTTTCTCTCCCTGCTCATCGATGACTGCATCCGCAAAGGCAAGGACTATCAAGATGGCGGCGCGCGCTACAACAGTTCGTACATCCAAGGGGTGGGACTGGGCAGCATTACCGACTGCCTGGCTGCGCTGCGGTACCATGTGTTCGACCATCACACCTGCACCATGGGCGAGTTGCTCACTGCCCTGGCCAGCAACTTCGCCGGCCACGAGGTCTTGCGCCAGCGGCTCGTGAATCAGACGCCCAAGTATGGGAATGACGATAACTATGCAGATGAGCTCGCCGTGCGCGTGTTCAACCTGTTCTTTGCCGCCGTCGACGGCCGGCCCAACACCAAGGGCGGGCACTACCGCATCAATCTCTTGCCGACCACCGTGCATGTCTACTTCGGCAGCGTGACCGGGGCTACGCCGGACGGGCGAAAGGCCAGCGAGCCGCTTTCTGAGGGGATTTCTCCGGTGCAAGGGGCCGATCGTCGTGGCCCCACGGCGGTGCTCAAATCGGCAGGCAAGATCGACCACCTGCGCACCGGCGGCACCTTGTTGAATCAAAAGTTCACGCCGCAGCTCCTGGCCGATCAGCGCGGTGTTGCTGCCTTGGCCGCCCTCATCCGCGCCTATTTTGCTATGGACGGCCACCACGTGCAGTTCAACGTCGTCACTGCTGACACCTTGCGGAAGGCGCAGAGGGAGCCGGAAAAGTACCGCGACCTGATCGTCCGCGTGGCTGGCTACAGCGACTATTTTGTGGACCTGAGCAGCGAACTCCAGAATGAAATCATCCGCCGCACCGAGCATACGGCCTTTTGA
- a CDS encoding MFS transporter: MAPLHLLTVARLAMNRFVRFFATAPDRPTRHDAQEIDHLYRRTRASVMVGITLGYGLSYLCRLGISVVKKPLIDTGIVTAEQLGVIGAAFFYTYAVSRFTNGFLADHANIKRFFPAGLLLSALVNLAVGGNTAFWLFVLLWGLNGWFQGFGSVSSVVALNHWFAGDERGRFYGIWSTAHALGEGLTFVATAAVAAALGWRFGFIGPGLVCVAVAVGLYLALADRPQTLGLPSVAQWRQSGKVAGSASTLSRDRFKDQLRVLRMPALWVLGLACMTMSATRYAMNSWGVLYLQEAKHYTLLKAGSMLAINTVAGIAGCVAYGFVSDTLFKARRPPANLLFGLIEVGALAAIFLCPADRPLWLSAAFALYGFGLSGILAALGGLFAIDLAPRQAAGAAMGFIGVFSYLGAAFQELVSGLLIHRATVVVNGVRHYDFHYPTLFWLGTSVVSLLLAASLWRAGGPEKTGAP, encoded by the coding sequence GTGGCACCTCTGCACTTGCTCACTGTTGCGCGCCTGGCCATGAATAGGTTCGTTCGCTTCTTCGCGACGGCGCCAGACAGGCCCACGCGCCACGATGCGCAGGAGATCGACCACCTGTACCGACGCACCCGCGCCTCGGTGATGGTCGGCATTACCCTGGGCTATGGTCTTTCGTATCTCTGCCGGCTCGGCATTTCAGTGGTCAAGAAGCCGCTCATCGACACCGGGATTGTGACCGCTGAGCAGTTGGGGGTTATTGGCGCGGCGTTCTTCTATACCTATGCAGTGAGCCGATTCACCAACGGCTTTTTGGCTGACCACGCCAACATCAAGCGCTTCTTCCCAGCGGGACTGCTGCTGTCGGCCTTGGTCAATTTGGCAGTTGGTGGCAATACTGCTTTTTGGCTCTTTGTCCTCCTCTGGGGGCTCAATGGTTGGTTCCAGGGCTTTGGCTCTGTGTCTTCGGTGGTGGCGCTCAACCACTGGTTCGCGGGCGACGAGCGGGGGCGGTTCTACGGCATCTGGAGCACGGCCCACGCGCTGGGGGAGGGATTGACCTTTGTGGCAACTGCTGCCGTGGCCGCGGCCCTGGGATGGCGCTTTGGCTTTATCGGCCCGGGGCTCGTGTGCGTAGCGGTGGCGGTAGGCCTGTACCTGGCCCTGGCGGACCGGCCGCAGACGCTCGGACTGCCGTCCGTAGCTCAGTGGCGCCAGAGCGGGAAAGTTGCGGGCTCCGCGTCGACCCTCAGTCGGGATAGGTTCAAAGACCAACTGCGGGTGCTGAGGATGCCGGCCTTGTGGGTGCTGGGTTTGGCCTGTATGACCATGTCTGCGACCCGCTATGCCATGAACAGCTGGGGCGTTCTCTACCTGCAGGAGGCAAAGCACTACACCCTGCTCAAAGCGGGGAGCATGTTGGCCATCAACACCGTGGCCGGTATCGCGGGCTGCGTCGCATACGGCTTCGTTTCGGATACCCTGTTCAAGGCAAGGAGACCGCCGGCCAACCTGCTTTTTGGCCTCATCGAGGTGGGCGCCTTGGCGGCAATTTTCCTCTGCCCGGCAGACCGCCCACTGTGGCTGTCGGCAGCATTTGCGCTCTACGGATTCGGGTTGAGCGGCATCCTGGCGGCGCTCGGCGGCTTGTTCGCCATTGACCTGGCGCCCAGGCAGGCTGCGGGAGCAGCGATGGGCTTCATCGGCGTGTTTAGCTACCTCGGTGCCGCCTTCCAGGAGTTGGTCAGTGGCCTACTCATCCACCGGGCCACTGTTGTGGTGAACGGCGTGCGCCACTACGATTTTCACTATCCGACTCTGTTTTGGTTAGGTACCTCGGTGGTGTCTTTGCTCTTGGCTGCCTCATTGTGGCGGGCAGGAGGCCCGGAAAAAACAGGTGCGCCGTGA
- a CDS encoding aminopeptidase P family protein produces the protein MFDAEVYVQRRKALKKRMGSGLLLFLGNDELPMNYRANTYPFRQDSTFLYYWGLDFPGLAAVIDIEADQEVLFGDDYGVDDIVWMGPQPSMADRAAQVGVSTTRPVAELEKWTQRALQQGQRIHYLPQYRSENQLTIERLTGTRAPWVNSACSREFVRAVVAQRSVKSAQEVAEIEKALAISYEMYQQAVRLIAPGLYEREVVGPIEGSVQARGSMTAFPTIFTTHGEILHGHSHAHRLEAGQLVVFDSGAESPNHYASDITRTYPVSGKFTPFQKDIYQVVATAQEKAIAIMAPGVPNRDAHLTAARVIADGLRQLGFMKGDPDAAVEAGAHALFFPHGLGHMLGLDVHDMENLGEDFVGYDEEFKRSEQFGLAYLRLAKRLQPGYVITVEPGVYFIPELVGQWKAAKKHRAFINYARVERHLGFGGIRIEDDVLITRTGHRVLGKPIPKTVEEIEASMQR, from the coding sequence ATGTTTGATGCAGAGGTCTACGTGCAGCGACGCAAGGCGCTCAAGAAGAGGATGGGCTCCGGGCTTCTCCTCTTCCTTGGCAATGACGAATTGCCCATGAACTACCGCGCCAACACCTACCCCTTTCGACAGGACAGCACCTTCTTGTACTACTGGGGCCTTGACTTCCCAGGCTTGGCTGCGGTGATCGACATCGAGGCCGACCAGGAGGTGCTGTTCGGCGACGACTATGGGGTCGACGACATTGTGTGGATGGGGCCGCAGCCCTCCATGGCCGACCGGGCAGCACAAGTGGGGGTGAGCACGACCAGGCCTGTCGCGGAGTTAGAGAAGTGGACGCAGCGCGCCTTGCAACAGGGACAGAGGATTCACTACCTCCCGCAGTACCGGAGCGAGAACCAATTAACGATCGAGCGGCTCACTGGAACGCGCGCCCCATGGGTCAACTCCGCGTGCTCGCGAGAATTCGTCCGCGCCGTCGTAGCACAGCGCTCGGTCAAGTCGGCGCAGGAAGTGGCGGAGATCGAAAAGGCCCTGGCCATCAGCTACGAGATGTACCAGCAGGCCGTGCGCTTGATCGCCCCCGGCCTCTACGAGCGCGAAGTGGTAGGGCCCATCGAGGGGTCGGTGCAGGCACGGGGTTCCATGACTGCCTTCCCCACCATCTTCACGACCCATGGGGAGATCCTCCATGGCCACTCGCACGCTCATCGCCTGGAGGCCGGGCAGCTGGTAGTTTTCGATTCGGGCGCCGAGTCGCCCAACCACTACGCCAGCGACATCACCAGGACCTACCCGGTGAGCGGCAAGTTCACTCCATTTCAGAAGGACATCTACCAGGTGGTGGCGACCGCGCAGGAGAAAGCCATCGCCATCATGGCACCTGGGGTGCCGAATCGTGATGCCCACCTGACTGCGGCGCGCGTCATTGCCGATGGCCTCCGCCAGCTCGGCTTCATGAAAGGCGACCCGGACGCAGCAGTGGAAGCTGGCGCCCATGCACTGTTTTTTCCGCACGGCCTGGGCCACATGCTCGGCCTGGACGTCCACGACATGGAGAACCTCGGCGAGGACTTTGTAGGGTACGACGAAGAGTTCAAGCGCAGTGAGCAGTTCGGTCTGGCTTACCTGCGCCTTGCCAAGAGACTGCAGCCCGGGTATGTTATCACCGTGGAGCCGGGTGTCTACTTCATACCGGAGCTGGTCGGGCAATGGAAGGCGGCCAAGAAGCACCGCGCCTTCATCAACTACGCGCGGGTGGAGCGCCATCTCGGCTTCGGCGGCATCAGGATCGAAGATGACGTGCTCATCACCCGCACCGGCCATCGCGTGTTGGGCAAGCCCATTCCCAAGACGGTCGAGGAAATTGAAGCGTCCATGCAACGCTGA